A genomic region of Candidatus Dormiibacterota bacterium contains the following coding sequences:
- the rlmD gene encoding 23S rRNA (uracil(1939)-C(5))-methyltransferase RlmD: protein MTNSEVARKSAAALAPGTELDLVFTDLLANGQAVARAEGLVVFCFGPLPGERARVRITSRKATYAVADLESLIHIVPERAKPFCPVFGTCGGCQVQHLSYDSQLRWKRDMVRAALQRIGGIADAAVDETVSAGNPRAYRNKVALVVERGASGPRVGFYRARSHDLVPVEGCPVVTPQLDDLIGIFARARSEAPAAVALEKARHVVARHAHRGEAVVSVTTAQPDEALETVAPALLAELPGVVGIVNSFDPRSANAVVGRNDRVLAGRAEIEEQIGGIRYRVSPASFFQINVEVVARIFDALHEHLGSADEVVDLYCGMGTFSLFFAKNGARVLGVEESRRAVGEAGANARLNDLEERVRFRIGLVEHWVRSPEGAKALASAGAVFLDPPRKGSDDVTLRAIAASRVKYIGYLSCDPATLARDLKQLVSNGYALRRIQPFDMFPQTGHVEVLVVLERQ from the coding sequence TTGACGAACAGCGAAGTAGCGCGTAAAAGCGCCGCGGCACTCGCCCCCGGAACCGAGCTCGATCTCGTCTTCACCGACCTCCTAGCCAACGGGCAGGCCGTTGCGCGTGCCGAGGGGCTCGTGGTGTTCTGCTTCGGACCGCTGCCGGGCGAGCGCGCACGCGTGCGCATTACGTCGCGCAAAGCGACGTACGCCGTAGCCGATCTCGAATCTCTCATCCACATCGTACCGGAGCGCGCGAAGCCGTTCTGCCCCGTCTTCGGAACTTGCGGCGGCTGCCAGGTGCAACACCTTTCATACGATTCTCAGCTTCGCTGGAAGCGCGATATGGTACGTGCCGCGCTGCAGCGTATCGGCGGCATCGCGGATGCCGCCGTCGACGAAACGGTCTCCGCCGGGAATCCGCGCGCGTATCGTAACAAGGTCGCGCTCGTCGTCGAGCGCGGCGCATCCGGACCCCGGGTCGGGTTCTATCGCGCGCGCTCGCACGACCTCGTGCCGGTCGAAGGCTGCCCGGTCGTCACGCCGCAGCTGGACGATCTCATCGGGATCTTCGCGCGAGCGCGCAGCGAGGCTCCTGCTGCGGTCGCGCTCGAAAAGGCGCGCCACGTGGTCGCGCGCCACGCGCACCGTGGCGAAGCCGTGGTCTCGGTAACGACCGCGCAGCCCGACGAAGCGCTCGAAACGGTGGCGCCCGCGTTGCTGGCAGAGCTGCCCGGCGTGGTCGGCATCGTCAACTCCTTTGATCCGCGTAGCGCCAACGCCGTCGTCGGGCGAAATGATCGCGTCCTGGCAGGGCGTGCCGAGATCGAAGAGCAGATCGGCGGCATTCGCTATCGCGTCTCACCCGCTTCGTTCTTTCAGATCAACGTCGAGGTCGTCGCGCGCATCTTCGACGCGCTGCATGAACACCTCGGCAGCGCGGACGAGGTCGTCGACCTGTACTGCGGCATGGGCACGTTCTCGCTGTTCTTCGCAAAGAACGGTGCGCGCGTCCTCGGCGTGGAGGAGAGCCGCCGAGCGGTGGGCGAGGCGGGCGCGAACGCGCGCCTGAATGACCTGGAAGAGCGTGTGCGCTTCCGCATCGGGCTCGTCGAGCATTGGGTCCGCTCGCCGGAAGGAGCGAAGGCGCTCGCGTCGGCCGGCGCCGTCTTTCTCGACCCGCCGCGCAAAGGTAGCGACGACGTCACGCTGCGCGCAATTGCGGCCTCCAGAGTAAAATACATCGGATACCTCTCGTGCGATCCGGCGACGCTCGCCCGGGATTTGAAGCAGCTCGTATCCAACGGATACGCCCTGCGTCGCATCCAGCCGTTCGACATGTTCCCGCAAACGGGCCACGTCGAAGTCCTCGTCGTCTTGGAAAGGCAGTAA